The following proteins come from a genomic window of Methanothermobacter thermautotrophicus:
- a CDS encoding glycosyltransferase 4 family protein — protein sequence MSMIPKLTLEYSSVLLVSLICCIIAFTSTYTVMPRLINKLKEANVVGNDIHKISKPIVAEMGGIGILFGFTIGMFIGMYCFPELQYELMVTLLVILLVGIVGMVDDLVRLSSREKLFLLFLAGLPIIWVAPPKVGILYMIMMPVAVSIASNLTNMLAGLNGIESGLGSIAMTALTASCIIMGKYDVSIITMAMLGALLAFLIYNRYPSRVFPGDVGTLIIGACIASVAFIGRVKIIALIVLLPNIMDGILKFYSAGVVERHRHRPTEISEDGKLIAPSEGFNSLIRWILRRPMTEKKVVMIVWSIGIFFGFLGVMLAFILPLDPF from the coding sequence ATTTCTATGATTCCAAAACTTACCCTTGAATATTCATCTGTACTGCTCGTGTCACTGATATGCTGCATAATAGCCTTCACATCCACCTACACGGTGATGCCACGCCTCATAAATAAGCTTAAGGAGGCAAACGTTGTCGGTAATGATATACATAAGATCTCGAAGCCCATAGTGGCTGAGATGGGTGGTATCGGGATACTCTTCGGCTTCACCATAGGTATGTTCATTGGCATGTACTGCTTCCCTGAACTCCAGTACGAACTCATGGTCACCCTCCTGGTCATACTGCTCGTCGGTATTGTTGGGATGGTGGACGACCTTGTGAGGCTCTCGTCACGTGAAAAACTCTTCCTCCTCTTCCTTGCAGGTCTTCCAATAATATGGGTCGCCCCTCCAAAGGTGGGTATACTCTACATGATCATGATGCCGGTGGCCGTTTCAATAGCATCAAATCTGACCAACATGCTGGCGGGGCTGAATGGTATCGAATCAGGTCTCGGTTCAATCGCAATGACTGCCCTCACAGCCTCATGTATAATAATGGGCAAATATGATGTCTCAATAATAACCATGGCCATGCTGGGGGCCCTCCTGGCATTCCTCATATACAACAGGTACCCATCAAGGGTCTTCCCGGGTGATGTTGGAACATTGATAATAGGTGCCTGCATAGCATCAGTTGCATTCATAGGGAGGGTTAAGATAATAGCCCTCATAGTCCTTCTGCCGAACATCATGGATGGGATTCTGAAGTTCTACAGTGCAGGTGTTGTTGAGAGGCACAGGCACAGGCCCACAGAAATTTCAGAGGACGGTAAACTCATAGCACCATCAGAGGGTTTCAACTCACTCATAAGGTGGATACTGAGAAGGCCCATGACCGAGAAGAAGGTAGTAATGATAGTGTGGTCCATAGGGATATTCTTCGGCTTCCTGGGGGTCATGCTGGCATTTATACTCCCACTTGACCCCTTCTAA
- a CDS encoding tetratricopeptide repeat protein: MMILAVLGIFDFLKGEDEDESLEKYLRKLEDLLEEEFDTLIRIAGFYAEEGDAREALDYLERAYKVASEMNDEELMAFALDSMGDVYLSQRKVKTAMEYFKEALRIYTSVNSPLRADLREKIKEVEKIKEAMDIASINRLQEESESGAPEVDVKVIEPLLDRLVESVQSLKLYDSGSYEDSISQIREAHQIARDIGDTSTEASLLLLLGLYSLKNEDFDESRRYLKKAEGLFRKTNNELGLAVALVLLGTLDFIRNDADGVASSFRAAVEILQKLDERDLESVTLELLNTLYSF, from the coding sequence ATGATGATACTGGCTGTTCTTGGAATCTTTGATTTTCTCAAGGGGGAGGATGAGGATGAATCACTCGAGAAGTATCTGCGTAAGCTTGAGGATCTTCTCGAGGAGGAATTCGACACCCTCATAAGGATAGCCGGATTCTACGCTGAGGAAGGTGATGCAAGGGAGGCCCTTGATTATCTTGAAAGGGCCTACAAGGTGGCCTCCGAGATGAATGACGAGGAACTCATGGCCTTCGCACTTGACTCAATGGGCGACGTCTACCTGAGCCAGAGAAAGGTTAAGACTGCCATGGAATACTTCAAGGAGGCCCTCAGGATCTACACATCAGTGAACTCCCCTCTAAGGGCGGATCTCAGGGAGAAGATCAAGGAGGTTGAGAAGATCAAGGAAGCCATGGACATAGCCAGCATCAACAGGCTCCAGGAGGAGTCCGAATCAGGGGCCCCGGAGGTTGATGTTAAGGTAATCGAGCCCCTCCTTGACAGGCTGGTTGAGAGTGTCCAGTCCCTCAAACTCTATGATTCAGGTTCCTATGAGGATTCAATCTCACAGATAAGGGAGGCCCACCAGATAGCCAGGGATATAGGTGACACATCCACCGAGGCCTCACTCCTCTTACTCCTTGGCCTCTATTCCCTTAAGAATGAGGACTTTGATGAATCAAGGAGATACCTTAAAAAGGCTGAAGGGCTCTTCAGGAAAACAAACAATGAGCTTGGCCTTGCAGTAGCACTGGTCCTCCTGGGAACCCTTGACTTCATAAGGAATGATGCTGATGGTGTTGCATCCAGTTTCAGGGCTGCAGTTGAGATACTTCAGAAACTGGATGAGAGGGACCTGGAGTCAGTTACCCTTGAGCTTCTTAACACATTATACAGTTTTTAG